A single Meles meles chromosome 20, mMelMel3.1 paternal haplotype, whole genome shotgun sequence DNA region contains:
- the PODNL1 gene encoding podocan-like protein 1 isoform X4 yields MRLSLLLLLLLLSGPPPTPGMEDAAFPHMGESSQPPPRACPPRCSCPRADTVDCNGLDLQVFPDNITRAAQHLSLQNNQLQELPYNELSRLSSLRTLNLHNNLISSEGLPDEAFESLTQLRHLYVAHNKLSVAPQFLPRSLRIADLAANQVTEIFPLTFGEKPALRSVYLHNNQLSNAGLPPDAFHGSEAVVTLSLSSNRLSYLPPSLPPSLERLHLQNNFISKVPRGALSRQTHLRELYLQHNQLTDSGLDATTFRLASALTSKRASRPDLSTHPAPSWGLQLLSQDRSSTPRLPLEAPSPTPALSPASKLYHLEYLDLSHNQLASVPAALPRSLAVLHLGRNCIRWVEAARLRGARGLRYLLLQHNKLGATGLPAGALRPLRGLHTLHLYGNRLERVPLALPRRLRALVLPHNHVTALGARDLAGMPGLAELNLAYNRLVLDLSHNELSFVPPDLPEALEELHLQGNRIGHVGSEAFLSTPRLRALFLRANRLHMTSIAPEAFLGLLHLSVVDTAGNPEQVLVQLPPTAPRQPRAGGS; encoded by the exons ATG CGGCTGAGCctactgctgctgctcctgctgctttcCGGCCCCCCGCCCACGCCCGGCATGGAGGACGCTGCCTTCCCCCACATGGGGGAGAGCTCGCAGCCCCCGCCCCGGGCCTGCCCCCCGCGCTGCTCCTGCCCCCGGGCGGACACAGTGGACTGCAATGGCCTGGACCTGCAGGTGTTCCCAGACAACATCACCAGGGCAGCTCAGCACCTCTCCCTGCAG AACAACCAGCTCCAGGAGCTCCCCTACAACGAGCTGTCGCGTCTCAGCAGCCTGCGGACCCTCAACCTCCACAACAATCTCATCTCCTCTGAGG ggctGCCCGACGAGGCCTTTGAGTCGCTCACGCAGCTGCGGCACTTGTACGTGGCTCACAACAAG CTCTCCGTGGCCCCCCAGTTTCTGCCCCGCTCCCTCCGAATTGCGGACCTGGCTGCCAACCAAGTGACAGAGATCTTCCCGCTCACCTTCGGGGAGAAGCCTGCGCTCAG GTCCGTGTACCTCCACAACAACCAGCTGAGCAACGCCGGCCTGCCCCCTGACGCCTTCCACGGCTCTGAAGCGGTGGTCACCCTCAGCCTCTCCAGCAACCGGCTCAGCTACTTGCCGCCAAGTCTGCCGCCCTCGCTGGAGCGGCTCCACCTGCAG aaCAACTTCATCTCCAAGGTGCCCCGAGGAGCCTTGAGCCGCCAGACCCACCTCCGCGAACTCTACCTCCAGCACAACCAGCTGACGGACAGCGGCCTGGATGCCACCACTTTCAG GCTGGCGTCTGCCCTGACCAGCAAGCGGGCCTCCCGCCCAGATCTCTCAACTCACCCAGCCCCAAGCTGGGGTCTCCAGCTTCTATCTCAGGACCGCTCCTCAACCCCCCGCCTGCCACTCGAGGCACCCAGCCCGACGCCGGCCCTCTCTCCCGCCAGCAAGCTGTACCACCTCGAGTACCTGGACCTGTCCCACAACCAGCTGGCCTCGGTGCCCGCCGCTCTGCCCCGCTCCCTGGCCGTGCTGCACCTGGGCCGCAACTGCATCCGGTGGGTGGAGGCGGCCCGGCTGCGGGGGGCCCGGGGCCTGCGCTACCTGCTGCTGCAGCACAACAAGCTGGGAGCGACGGGGCTGCCCGCTGGGGCGTTGCGGCCGCTGCGGGGCCTGCACACGCTGCACCTCTACGGCAACAGGCTGGAGCGCGTGCCCCTGGCGCTGCCCCGCCGCCTGCGGGCCCTGGTGCTGCCGCACAACCACGTGACCGCGCTGGGGGCCCGCGATCTGGCCGGCATGCCGGGTCTGGCCGAGCTCAACCTGGCCTACAACCGCCTG GTGCTGGACCTCAGTCACAATGAGCTGTCCTTCGTGCCCCCTGACCTGCCCGAGGCGCTGGAGGAGCTCCACCTGCAGGGCAACCGCATCGGGCACGTGGGCTCCGAGGCCTTCCTCAGCACGCCCCGCCTGCGTGCCCTCTTCCTCAG GGCGAACAGGCTCCACATGACCAGCATTGCACCTGAGGCCTTCCTGGGCCTCCTGCACCTGAGTGTGGTGGATACGGCGGGGAACCCCGAGCAGGTCCTGGTCCAGCTGCCACCCACGGCTCCACGTCAGCCACGGGCGGGGGGCTCCTGA
- the PODNL1 gene encoding podocan-like protein 1 isoform X2, producing MRLSLLLLLLLLSGPPPTPGMEDAAFPHMGESSQPPPRACPPRCSCPRADTVDCNGLDLQVFPDNITRAAQHLSLQNNQLQELPYNELSRLSSLRTLNLHNNLISSEGLPDEAFESLTQLRHLYVAHNKLSVAPQFLPRSLRIADLAANQVTEIFPLTFGEKPALRSVYLHNNQLSNAGLPPDAFHGSEAVVTLSLSSNRLSYLPPSLPPSLERLHLQNNFISKVPRGALSRQTHLRELYLQHNQLTDSGLDATTFSKLYHLEYLDLSHNQLASVPAALPRSLAVLHLGRNCIRWVEAARLRGARGLRYLLLQHNKLGATGLPAGALRPLRGLHTLHLYGNRLERVPLALPRRLRALVLPHNHVTALGARDLAGMPGLAELNLAYNRLVSAHVHRRAFRPLRALRSLDLAGNRLTRVPGGLPGGLHTLRLQRNQLRALEPELLAGLHELRELSLAHNHLRIGDIGPGTWHELQALQVLDLSHNELSFVPPDLPEALEELHLQGNRIGHVGSEAFLSTPRLRALFLRANRLHMTSIAPEAFLGLLHLSVVDTAGNPEQVLVQLPPTAPRQPRAGGS from the exons ATG CGGCTGAGCctactgctgctgctcctgctgctttcCGGCCCCCCGCCCACGCCCGGCATGGAGGACGCTGCCTTCCCCCACATGGGGGAGAGCTCGCAGCCCCCGCCCCGGGCCTGCCCCCCGCGCTGCTCCTGCCCCCGGGCGGACACAGTGGACTGCAATGGCCTGGACCTGCAGGTGTTCCCAGACAACATCACCAGGGCAGCTCAGCACCTCTCCCTGCAG AACAACCAGCTCCAGGAGCTCCCCTACAACGAGCTGTCGCGTCTCAGCAGCCTGCGGACCCTCAACCTCCACAACAATCTCATCTCCTCTGAGG ggctGCCCGACGAGGCCTTTGAGTCGCTCACGCAGCTGCGGCACTTGTACGTGGCTCACAACAAG CTCTCCGTGGCCCCCCAGTTTCTGCCCCGCTCCCTCCGAATTGCGGACCTGGCTGCCAACCAAGTGACAGAGATCTTCCCGCTCACCTTCGGGGAGAAGCCTGCGCTCAG GTCCGTGTACCTCCACAACAACCAGCTGAGCAACGCCGGCCTGCCCCCTGACGCCTTCCACGGCTCTGAAGCGGTGGTCACCCTCAGCCTCTCCAGCAACCGGCTCAGCTACTTGCCGCCAAGTCTGCCGCCCTCGCTGGAGCGGCTCCACCTGCAG aaCAACTTCATCTCCAAGGTGCCCCGAGGAGCCTTGAGCCGCCAGACCCACCTCCGCGAACTCTACCTCCAGCACAACCAGCTGACGGACAGCGGCCTGGATGCCACCACTTTCAG CAAGCTGTACCACCTCGAGTACCTGGACCTGTCCCACAACCAGCTGGCCTCGGTGCCCGCCGCTCTGCCCCGCTCCCTGGCCGTGCTGCACCTGGGCCGCAACTGCATCCGGTGGGTGGAGGCGGCCCGGCTGCGGGGGGCCCGGGGCCTGCGCTACCTGCTGCTGCAGCACAACAAGCTGGGAGCGACGGGGCTGCCCGCTGGGGCGTTGCGGCCGCTGCGGGGCCTGCACACGCTGCACCTCTACGGCAACAGGCTGGAGCGCGTGCCCCTGGCGCTGCCCCGCCGCCTGCGGGCCCTGGTGCTGCCGCACAACCACGTGACCGCGCTGGGGGCCCGCGATCTGGCCGGCATGCCGGGTCTGGCCGAGCTCAACCTGGCCTACAACCGCCTGGTCAGTGCCCATGTGCACCGCCGGGCCTTCCGCCCCCTGCGCGCCCTGCGCAGCCTCGACCTGGCTGGCAATCGGCTGACCCGGGTGCCTGGCGGCCTGCCCGGCGGTCTGCACACCCTGCGGCTCCAGCGCAACCAGCTGCGGGCCCTGGAGCCCGAGCTGCTGGCCGGCCTGCACGAGCTGCGGGAGCTCAGCCTGGCGCACAATCACCTCCGGATCGGAGACATCGGGCCTGGCACCTGGCACGAGCTACAGGCCCTCCAG GTGCTGGACCTCAGTCACAATGAGCTGTCCTTCGTGCCCCCTGACCTGCCCGAGGCGCTGGAGGAGCTCCACCTGCAGGGCAACCGCATCGGGCACGTGGGCTCCGAGGCCTTCCTCAGCACGCCCCGCCTGCGTGCCCTCTTCCTCAG GGCGAACAGGCTCCACATGACCAGCATTGCACCTGAGGCCTTCCTGGGCCTCCTGCACCTGAGTGTGGTGGATACGGCGGGGAACCCCGAGCAGGTCCTGGTCCAGCTGCCACCCACGGCTCCACGTCAGCCACGGGCGGGGGGCTCCTGA
- the PODNL1 gene encoding podocan-like protein 1 isoform X1: MRLSLLLLLLLLSGPPPTPGMEDAAFPHMGESSQPPPRACPPRCSCPRADTVDCNGLDLQVFPDNITRAAQHLSLQNNQLQELPYNELSRLSSLRTLNLHNNLISSEGLPDEAFESLTQLRHLYVAHNKLSVAPQFLPRSLRIADLAANQVTEIFPLTFGEKPALRSVYLHNNQLSNAGLPPDAFHGSEAVVTLSLSSNRLSYLPPSLPPSLERLHLQNNFISKVPRGALSRQTHLRELYLQHNQLTDSGLDATTFRLASALTSKRASRPDLSTHPAPSWGLQLLSQDRSSTPRLPLEAPSPTPALSPASKLYHLEYLDLSHNQLASVPAALPRSLAVLHLGRNCIRWVEAARLRGARGLRYLLLQHNKLGATGLPAGALRPLRGLHTLHLYGNRLERVPLALPRRLRALVLPHNHVTALGARDLAGMPGLAELNLAYNRLVSAHVHRRAFRPLRALRSLDLAGNRLTRVPGGLPGGLHTLRLQRNQLRALEPELLAGLHELRELSLAHNHLRIGDIGPGTWHELQALQVLDLSHNELSFVPPDLPEALEELHLQGNRIGHVGSEAFLSTPRLRALFLRANRLHMTSIAPEAFLGLLHLSVVDTAGNPEQVLVQLPPTAPRQPRAGGS, encoded by the exons ATG CGGCTGAGCctactgctgctgctcctgctgctttcCGGCCCCCCGCCCACGCCCGGCATGGAGGACGCTGCCTTCCCCCACATGGGGGAGAGCTCGCAGCCCCCGCCCCGGGCCTGCCCCCCGCGCTGCTCCTGCCCCCGGGCGGACACAGTGGACTGCAATGGCCTGGACCTGCAGGTGTTCCCAGACAACATCACCAGGGCAGCTCAGCACCTCTCCCTGCAG AACAACCAGCTCCAGGAGCTCCCCTACAACGAGCTGTCGCGTCTCAGCAGCCTGCGGACCCTCAACCTCCACAACAATCTCATCTCCTCTGAGG ggctGCCCGACGAGGCCTTTGAGTCGCTCACGCAGCTGCGGCACTTGTACGTGGCTCACAACAAG CTCTCCGTGGCCCCCCAGTTTCTGCCCCGCTCCCTCCGAATTGCGGACCTGGCTGCCAACCAAGTGACAGAGATCTTCCCGCTCACCTTCGGGGAGAAGCCTGCGCTCAG GTCCGTGTACCTCCACAACAACCAGCTGAGCAACGCCGGCCTGCCCCCTGACGCCTTCCACGGCTCTGAAGCGGTGGTCACCCTCAGCCTCTCCAGCAACCGGCTCAGCTACTTGCCGCCAAGTCTGCCGCCCTCGCTGGAGCGGCTCCACCTGCAG aaCAACTTCATCTCCAAGGTGCCCCGAGGAGCCTTGAGCCGCCAGACCCACCTCCGCGAACTCTACCTCCAGCACAACCAGCTGACGGACAGCGGCCTGGATGCCACCACTTTCAG GCTGGCGTCTGCCCTGACCAGCAAGCGGGCCTCCCGCCCAGATCTCTCAACTCACCCAGCCCCAAGCTGGGGTCTCCAGCTTCTATCTCAGGACCGCTCCTCAACCCCCCGCCTGCCACTCGAGGCACCCAGCCCGACGCCGGCCCTCTCTCCCGCCAGCAAGCTGTACCACCTCGAGTACCTGGACCTGTCCCACAACCAGCTGGCCTCGGTGCCCGCCGCTCTGCCCCGCTCCCTGGCCGTGCTGCACCTGGGCCGCAACTGCATCCGGTGGGTGGAGGCGGCCCGGCTGCGGGGGGCCCGGGGCCTGCGCTACCTGCTGCTGCAGCACAACAAGCTGGGAGCGACGGGGCTGCCCGCTGGGGCGTTGCGGCCGCTGCGGGGCCTGCACACGCTGCACCTCTACGGCAACAGGCTGGAGCGCGTGCCCCTGGCGCTGCCCCGCCGCCTGCGGGCCCTGGTGCTGCCGCACAACCACGTGACCGCGCTGGGGGCCCGCGATCTGGCCGGCATGCCGGGTCTGGCCGAGCTCAACCTGGCCTACAACCGCCTGGTCAGTGCCCATGTGCACCGCCGGGCCTTCCGCCCCCTGCGCGCCCTGCGCAGCCTCGACCTGGCTGGCAATCGGCTGACCCGGGTGCCTGGCGGCCTGCCCGGCGGTCTGCACACCCTGCGGCTCCAGCGCAACCAGCTGCGGGCCCTGGAGCCCGAGCTGCTGGCCGGCCTGCACGAGCTGCGGGAGCTCAGCCTGGCGCACAATCACCTCCGGATCGGAGACATCGGGCCTGGCACCTGGCACGAGCTACAGGCCCTCCAG GTGCTGGACCTCAGTCACAATGAGCTGTCCTTCGTGCCCCCTGACCTGCCCGAGGCGCTGGAGGAGCTCCACCTGCAGGGCAACCGCATCGGGCACGTGGGCTCCGAGGCCTTCCTCAGCACGCCCCGCCTGCGTGCCCTCTTCCTCAG GGCGAACAGGCTCCACATGACCAGCATTGCACCTGAGGCCTTCCTGGGCCTCCTGCACCTGAGTGTGGTGGATACGGCGGGGAACCCCGAGCAGGTCCTGGTCCAGCTGCCACCCACGGCTCCACGTCAGCCACGGGCGGGGGGCTCCTGA
- the PODNL1 gene encoding podocan-like protein 1 isoform X3, which yields MAWTCRCSQTTSPGQLSTSPCRTTSSRSSPTTSCRVSAACGPSTSTTISSPLRFLPRSLRIADLAANQVTEIFPLTFGEKPALRSVYLHNNQLSNAGLPPDAFHGSEAVVTLSLSSNRLSYLPPSLPPSLERLHLQNNFISKVPRGALSRQTHLRELYLQHNQLTDSGLDATTFRLASALTSKRASRPDLSTHPAPSWGLQLLSQDRSSTPRLPLEAPSPTPALSPASKLYHLEYLDLSHNQLASVPAALPRSLAVLHLGRNCIRWVEAARLRGARGLRYLLLQHNKLGATGLPAGALRPLRGLHTLHLYGNRLERVPLALPRRLRALVLPHNHVTALGARDLAGMPGLAELNLAYNRLVSAHVHRRAFRPLRALRSLDLAGNRLTRVPGGLPGGLHTLRLQRNQLRALEPELLAGLHELRELSLAHNHLRIGDIGPGTWHELQALQVLDLSHNELSFVPPDLPEALEELHLQGNRIGHVGSEAFLSTPRLRALFLRANRLHMTSIAPEAFLGLLHLSVVDTAGNPEQVLVQLPPTAPRQPRAGGS from the exons ATGGCCTGGACCTGCAGGTGTTCCCAGACAACATCACCAGGGCAGCTCAGCACCTCTCCCTGCAG AACAACCAGCTCCAGGAGCTCCCCTACAACGAGCTGTCGCGTCTCAGCAGCCTGCGGACCCTCAACCTCCACAACAATCTCATCTCCTCTGAGG TTTCTGCCCCGCTCCCTCCGAATTGCGGACCTGGCTGCCAACCAAGTGACAGAGATCTTCCCGCTCACCTTCGGGGAGAAGCCTGCGCTCAG GTCCGTGTACCTCCACAACAACCAGCTGAGCAACGCCGGCCTGCCCCCTGACGCCTTCCACGGCTCTGAAGCGGTGGTCACCCTCAGCCTCTCCAGCAACCGGCTCAGCTACTTGCCGCCAAGTCTGCCGCCCTCGCTGGAGCGGCTCCACCTGCAG aaCAACTTCATCTCCAAGGTGCCCCGAGGAGCCTTGAGCCGCCAGACCCACCTCCGCGAACTCTACCTCCAGCACAACCAGCTGACGGACAGCGGCCTGGATGCCACCACTTTCAG GCTGGCGTCTGCCCTGACCAGCAAGCGGGCCTCCCGCCCAGATCTCTCAACTCACCCAGCCCCAAGCTGGGGTCTCCAGCTTCTATCTCAGGACCGCTCCTCAACCCCCCGCCTGCCACTCGAGGCACCCAGCCCGACGCCGGCCCTCTCTCCCGCCAGCAAGCTGTACCACCTCGAGTACCTGGACCTGTCCCACAACCAGCTGGCCTCGGTGCCCGCCGCTCTGCCCCGCTCCCTGGCCGTGCTGCACCTGGGCCGCAACTGCATCCGGTGGGTGGAGGCGGCCCGGCTGCGGGGGGCCCGGGGCCTGCGCTACCTGCTGCTGCAGCACAACAAGCTGGGAGCGACGGGGCTGCCCGCTGGGGCGTTGCGGCCGCTGCGGGGCCTGCACACGCTGCACCTCTACGGCAACAGGCTGGAGCGCGTGCCCCTGGCGCTGCCCCGCCGCCTGCGGGCCCTGGTGCTGCCGCACAACCACGTGACCGCGCTGGGGGCCCGCGATCTGGCCGGCATGCCGGGTCTGGCCGAGCTCAACCTGGCCTACAACCGCCTGGTCAGTGCCCATGTGCACCGCCGGGCCTTCCGCCCCCTGCGCGCCCTGCGCAGCCTCGACCTGGCTGGCAATCGGCTGACCCGGGTGCCTGGCGGCCTGCCCGGCGGTCTGCACACCCTGCGGCTCCAGCGCAACCAGCTGCGGGCCCTGGAGCCCGAGCTGCTGGCCGGCCTGCACGAGCTGCGGGAGCTCAGCCTGGCGCACAATCACCTCCGGATCGGAGACATCGGGCCTGGCACCTGGCACGAGCTACAGGCCCTCCAG GTGCTGGACCTCAGTCACAATGAGCTGTCCTTCGTGCCCCCTGACCTGCCCGAGGCGCTGGAGGAGCTCCACCTGCAGGGCAACCGCATCGGGCACGTGGGCTCCGAGGCCTTCCTCAGCACGCCCCGCCTGCGTGCCCTCTTCCTCAG GGCGAACAGGCTCCACATGACCAGCATTGCACCTGAGGCCTTCCTGGGCCTCCTGCACCTGAGTGTGGTGGATACGGCGGGGAACCCCGAGCAGGTCCTGGTCCAGCTGCCACCCACGGCTCCACGTCAGCCACGGGCGGGGGGCTCCTGA